The following are encoded in a window of Borreliella chilensis genomic DNA:
- a CDS encoding inosine-5-monophosphate dehydrogenase, with protein sequence MTNKIIKEALTFDDVSLIPRKSSILPSEVNLKTQLTKNISLNIPFLSSAMDTVTESQMAIAIAKEGGIGIVHKNMSIENQKKEIEKVKTYQIQKIPKPTNTNKDANEQTAKAFVTNQYIEEPVTSKNVEHKEDFPNACKDSNSRLRVGAAVSIEIDTMERVEELVKAQVDLLVIDSAHGHSTRVIELVKTIKNKYPNLNLIAGNIVTKEAALDLINAGADCLKVGIGPGSICTTRIVAGVGVPQITAICDVYEVCKNTNICIIADGGIRFSGDIVKAIAAGADSVMIGNLFAGAKESPSEEIIHNGKKFKSYVGMGSISAMKRGSKSRYFQLENNEPRKLVPEGIEGMVPYSGKLKDILTQLKGGLMAGMGYLGTLTISDLKANSKFVKISHSSLKESHPHDVFNIK encoded by the coding sequence ATGACAAACAAAATAATAAAAGAAGCACTAACTTTTGATGATGTGTCTTTAATCCCAAGAAAATCATCTATATTGCCTAGTGAGGTTAATTTAAAAACACAATTGACAAAAAATATATCCTTAAATATCCCCTTTTTAAGTTCTGCTATGGATACAGTTACAGAAAGCCAAATGGCAATAGCTATTGCTAAAGAAGGGGGAATAGGAATTGTACATAAAAACATGTCAATAGAGAATCAAAAAAAAGAAATAGAAAAAGTAAAAACATATCAAATTCAGAAAATTCCAAAACCTACCAACACTAATAAGGATGCAAACGAACAAACAGCCAAAGCATTCGTAACAAATCAATATATAGAAGAACCAGTAACTAGCAAAAATGTAGAACATAAAGAAGATTTTCCTAATGCATGTAAAGATTCCAACAGTAGACTAAGAGTAGGCGCTGCTGTTTCTATTGAGATAGATACTATGGAACGAGTTGAAGAACTGGTAAAAGCACAAGTAGATCTACTTGTCATAGATTCTGCCCATGGGCATTCCACAAGAGTAATAGAACTTGTCAAAACAATTAAAAACAAGTACCCAAATTTAAACCTTATTGCTGGCAATATAGTAACCAAAGAAGCCGCATTAGATTTAATCAATGCGGGGGCAGACTGTTTAAAAGTAGGAATAGGTCCAGGTAGTATATGCACAACAAGAATTGTTGCAGGAGTTGGTGTTCCTCAAATAACAGCAATATGCGATGTTTATGAAGTTTGCAAAAACACAAACATTTGCATTATAGCAGATGGTGGAATAAGGTTTTCAGGAGATATTGTTAAGGCCATCGCAGCAGGAGCTGACAGTGTAATGATAGGCAATCTCTTTGCAGGCGCAAAAGAATCTCCTTCAGAAGAAATAATTCACAATGGAAAAAAATTTAAATCTTATGTCGGAATGGGTTCTATTTCTGCTATGAAAAGAGGTTCTAAATCAAGATATTTCCAACTTGAAAACAACGAACCCAGAAAATTGGTTCCTGAGGGAATTGAAGGTATGGTACCGTATTCTGGAAAATTAAAAGATATTTTGACTCAATTAAAAGGTGGTCTAATGGCTGGAATGGGTTATTTAGGAACACTTACAATATCTGATTTAAAAGCAAATTCTAAGTTCGTAAAAATAAGCCATTCTTCATTAAAAGAATCCCATCCTCATGATGTTTTTAACATAAAATAA
- a CDS encoding ABC transporter substrate-binding protein, whose protein sequence is MKMLKTVIILNLLLFFSCIKENDRHKLVFKLNIGSEPATLDAQLINDTVGSKIVSQMFLGILNGDPRTGGYMPGLAKSWDISDEGTVYTFHLRDNLVWSDGVAITAEGIRKSYLRILDKETGSSLVSIIKSAIKNAEEYFDGKVNESDLGIKALDEKTLEMTLTFPKPYFLDMLVHQTFIPLPVHIIEKHGQSWTNPENMVVSGPFKLKSRVLNEKVVLEKNNKYYKSKDVVLDSVVFFTTDNSITAYNMYLNDELDAIFNNVPPDLLKELKLRDDYYSIGTNSNYFYSLNTKVKPLDDVKVRKALSLAIDRKTLTESVLNDSSIPTRRATPDYIDYSYKSNLTLFDAGMAKKLLLEAGYPNGRNFPLLKVKYNVNDMHRKIAEFIQNQWKKNLSIDVQLENEEWSTYINSRVNGNYEIIRAGWSGDYADPMTFLSIFKTENASFSSYGYSNSEYDRLLMKSDLERNIFKRQEILKKAESIIIDRDFPVIFININSSGYLFRNDKWKGWEPNISERFDLSEIKPIK, encoded by the coding sequence ATAAAAATGTTAAAAACTGTAATTATTTTAAATTTACTATTATTTTTTTCTTGTATTAAAGAAAATGATAGGCATAAATTAGTGTTTAAGCTAAATATCGGTAGTGAACCTGCTACTTTAGATGCTCAATTGATAAACGATACTGTTGGATCAAAGATTGTAAGTCAAATGTTTCTTGGCATTTTAAATGGAGATCCCAGAACTGGGGGATACATGCCGGGACTTGCTAAAAGTTGGGATATCTCTGATGAAGGAACAGTGTATACGTTTCATTTAAGAGATAATCTTGTTTGGAGCGATGGAGTTGCGATTACTGCTGAAGGAATAAGAAAATCTTATCTTAGAATTTTAGACAAAGAAACCGGGTCATCTCTTGTTAGCATTATTAAATCTGCTATAAAAAATGCAGAAGAGTATTTTGATGGCAAAGTAAATGAGTCTGACCTTGGAATCAAAGCGCTTGATGAGAAAACTTTAGAAATGACACTAACATTTCCAAAGCCATATTTTCTTGATATGTTGGTGCATCAAACATTTATACCTTTACCAGTGCATATTATTGAAAAGCATGGACAAAGTTGGACAAACCCTGAGAATATGGTTGTTAGTGGACCTTTTAAATTAAAATCTAGAGTTTTAAATGAAAAGGTTGTTCTTGAAAAGAACAATAAATATTATAAATCTAAAGATGTTGTTCTTGATAGTGTAGTATTTTTTACTACAGATAATAGCATTACAGCTTATAATATGTATTTAAATGATGAACTAGATGCAATTTTTAACAATGTTCCACCAGATTTGCTTAAGGAGCTTAAACTTAGGGATGATTATTATTCAATAGGGACTAATTCAAACTATTTTTATTCTTTAAATACCAAGGTAAAGCCGCTTGATGATGTTAAGGTTAGAAAGGCTTTATCTCTTGCTATTGATAGAAAAACTTTAACAGAGAGTGTTCTTAATGATAGTTCTATTCCCACAAGAAGAGCAACTCCAGATTATATTGATTACTCTTATAAAAGTAATTTAACCTTATTTGATGCTGGAATGGCTAAAAAGCTTTTGTTAGAGGCAGGATATCCTAATGGTAGAAATTTTCCTTTATTAAAAGTAAAATATAATGTAAATGATATGCATAGAAAAATTGCCGAATTTATTCAAAATCAGTGGAAGAAAAATTTAAGTATTGATGTTCAGCTTGAAAATGAAGAATGGTCAACATATATAAATAGCAGGGTAAATGGTAATTATGAAATAATAAGGGCAGGTTGGTCAGGAGATTATGCTGATCCTATGACATTTTTAAGTATTTTTAAAACGGAAAACGCATCTTTTTCATCTTATGGATATTCAAATTCTGAATATGATAGACTTTTAATGAAATCAGATCTTGAAAGAAATATTTTTAAAAGACAAGAAATTTTAAAAAAAGCAGAGTCAATAATAATCGATAGAGATTTTCCAGTTATATTTATTAATATAAATTCTTCTGGCTATCTTTTTAGAAACGATAAGTGGAAAGGCTGGGAGCCAAATATTTCAGAAAGATTTGATTTATCTGAAATAAAACCAATTAAATAA